From the genome of Devriesea agamarum, one region includes:
- a CDS encoding DNA gyrase/topoisomerase IV subunit A: protein MARSNRTETAPEEYEERILDVDVATEMETSFLEYAYSVIYARALPDARDGLKPVQRRILYMMDQMGLRPDRGHVKSQRVVGEVMGKLHPHGDTAIYDALVRMAQSFSMRLPLVDGHGNFGSLDDGPAAPRYTEARLDSAALLMTASLDEDVVDFVPNYDNQLTQPDVLPARYPNLLVNGAAGIAVGMATNMPPHNLVEVVAAARHLLAHPDADLDDLMRFVPGPDLPTGGKIVGLDGIRDAYRTGRGSFKIRATTRIENVTSRKKGIVVTELPYLVGPERVAEKLRDAVQAKKVQGITDYQDLSDRKHGLRLVLTVKSGFNPDAVLEQLFKHTPMEESFGINNVALVNGQPRTLGLKQLLEVFVAHRIDVTRRRTEFRLRKHSDRLHLVDGLLRAIVDIDEVIQIIRSSDDAESARTRLMGVFDLSQMQAEYILELRLRRLTKFSRIELEAERDELQREIDRLREILGSEDLLREIVSSELAEVAESHGNPRRTILLERAAETPRASATQLEIPDAPCRVLLSGTGLIARTVDATEPNPHGSRGTHDVVISHTVTTTRSEVGVVTSYGRMVRLPVVDLPTLAPTAGPYSLAGGSRLTDLLDLDRGERPLALARVAPDDLRSGGGIALGTRSGVVKRVTADYPRGDSFEIITLKDGDEVVGAIDLDESAAQERDLVFVTSDAQLLHFPCSGVRPQGRAAGGVAGIKLSSSAAVIAFSAVDPTRLSEVITVAGSSAALPGTQTGSLKVSAFDQFPAKGRATAGVRCHRFLRGEDVLIGAWVCPVPARACTESGTPLDLPEPLGRRDGSGTPLPAPLHAVG from the coding sequence ATGGCACGTAGCAACCGCACCGAAACGGCACCCGAGGAGTACGAGGAGAGGATCCTCGATGTCGATGTCGCCACCGAAATGGAGACGTCATTTCTGGAGTACGCCTATTCGGTGATCTATGCGCGTGCACTCCCGGATGCCCGCGACGGGTTGAAGCCTGTGCAGCGCCGCATCTTGTACATGATGGATCAGATGGGCCTGCGCCCTGACCGTGGCCATGTGAAGTCACAGCGCGTGGTCGGCGAGGTGATGGGCAAGTTGCACCCTCACGGCGACACTGCCATCTACGACGCCCTTGTGCGCATGGCCCAGAGTTTTTCTATGCGCCTGCCGCTGGTCGATGGTCACGGCAACTTTGGTTCGTTGGACGATGGTCCGGCCGCGCCACGATATACCGAAGCCCGGTTGGATTCTGCCGCGTTGCTGATGACGGCGTCGCTGGATGAAGACGTCGTGGATTTCGTACCGAACTACGACAACCAGCTGACGCAGCCGGATGTGCTTCCGGCACGGTACCCAAATCTGCTGGTCAACGGGGCCGCTGGAATTGCAGTGGGAATGGCCACCAACATGCCCCCGCACAACCTGGTCGAGGTGGTGGCGGCGGCACGGCACCTTCTAGCCCATCCAGATGCTGACCTCGATGATCTGATGCGCTTTGTGCCAGGCCCAGATCTTCCGACCGGGGGCAAAATCGTCGGGCTGGACGGGATTCGTGACGCGTACCGTACGGGACGGGGCTCGTTCAAAATTAGGGCAACCACTCGGATTGAGAATGTGACCAGCCGTAAAAAGGGCATCGTGGTCACTGAGCTGCCATACCTGGTGGGTCCCGAACGGGTCGCAGAGAAACTGCGCGACGCGGTGCAGGCGAAGAAAGTGCAAGGGATCACGGATTACCAGGATCTATCTGACCGGAAACACGGTCTGCGACTGGTTTTAACCGTCAAAAGCGGTTTCAATCCGGACGCCGTGTTGGAGCAGCTATTTAAGCACACTCCGATGGAGGAGTCTTTCGGTATCAACAATGTCGCGCTGGTCAATGGTCAGCCTCGCACGCTCGGACTCAAACAACTACTTGAGGTGTTCGTTGCCCATCGCATCGATGTCACCCGGCGACGCACTGAGTTCCGTTTGCGTAAGCACAGTGACCGCCTCCACCTCGTGGACGGTTTGCTGCGCGCAATCGTGGACATTGATGAGGTCATCCAGATCATTCGCTCGTCCGATGATGCCGAGTCTGCCCGCACCCGTCTCATGGGTGTGTTCGATCTGTCGCAGATGCAGGCCGAGTACATTCTTGAACTGCGCTTGCGGCGGTTAACGAAATTTTCGCGCATTGAGTTGGAAGCTGAACGCGATGAGTTGCAGCGCGAAATTGACCGACTGCGTGAAATCCTCGGCTCTGAGGACTTACTGCGCGAGATTGTGTCCTCGGAACTGGCCGAGGTGGCCGAGAGCCATGGCAATCCACGCCGCACTATTTTGTTAGAGCGTGCCGCAGAGACCCCGCGTGCCTCGGCAACTCAGTTGGAAATCCCGGACGCGCCCTGCCGGGTGCTGCTGTCGGGAACCGGGCTGATCGCCCGCACGGTTGATGCCACGGAGCCCAATCCGCACGGCAGTCGCGGCACCCACGACGTGGTCATCTCCCATACCGTGACCACAACTCGTTCCGAAGTTGGCGTGGTCACCTCATATGGCCGGATGGTGCGTTTACCGGTGGTGGATCTTCCCACCTTGGCTCCCACGGCTGGCCCGTATTCGTTGGCCGGAGGTTCTCGTCTGACGGATCTTCTCGACCTGGACCGCGGCGAACGCCCGCTCGCTCTGGCTCGGGTTGCCCCGGACGATCTGCGTTCGGGGGGCGGGATCGCGCTAGGAACCCGCTCGGGTGTCGTCAAGCGGGTCACCGCTGATTATCCGCGCGGGGATTCCTTCGAGATCATCACCTTAAAAGACGGTGACGAGGTGGTTGGCGCCATTGATTTGGATGAGTCCGCTGCTCAGGAACGAGATCTGGTCTTCGTGACCTCTGATGCCCAGCTGCTGCATTTCCCCTGTTCCGGAGTGCGACCGCAGGGCCGCGCTGCCGGTGGGGTGGCGGGGATCAAGCTATCCTCCTCAGCGGCGGTCATCGCGTTTTCCGCCGTGGATCCGACCCGACTGTCCGAGGTCATTACGGTTGCCGGGTCTTCAGCGGCCCTCCCGGGCACTCAAACCGGGTCGTTGAAGGTCAGTGCCTTCGATCAGTTCCCGGCCAAGGGAAGGGCGACTGCAGGGGTACGGTGCCACCGTTTTCTGCGCGGAGAAGATGTTCTGATCGGCGCATGGGTGTGCCCGGTTCCGGCCCGAGCATGCACCGAATCGGGAACGCCGCTGGATCTTCCCGAGCCTCTGGGGCGACGGGACGGTTCTGGAACCCCGTTGCCCGCACCGCTGCACGCTGTCGGCTGA
- a CDS encoding bifunctional acetate--CoA ligase family protein/GNAT family N-acetyltransferase, whose protein sequence is MVRITDKDVASLFWRRPRYPAHWEADIALRDGSAAHLRPIRPNDADKLQSFHKRQSPESVYFRFFAPMAELSPRDLKKFTVVDYHDRVALIVLIGEDIVGVGRYDRSGPQEAEVAFNIADAFQGRGLGSILLEHLVAAARERGIRRFNAEVLPTNHRMLAVFTDAGFDIQRTIDDGVVLVSFAIDPTERSTAVMTEREQWAEAQATKRLLRPRSIVVVGASRRPRALGRRILDNIEASGFEGPVYAVNPEAFEVDGRTSYARVTELPGPADLAIVAVRADQCLSVINDCAAHGVQSVIVLSGGFADDGYDGARLQRDLVCAARAHGIRLLGPASIGLLTTSPDHPLNASLAPRMPKPGRLALAGQSSALSVQLLAGVDRRGLGFATFVSAGNRADVSLNDCLQFWDDDPDVEVIGLVMESMGNPRKFTRIARRLTRHKPVAVLRPLSSSITTPPGHQVRSSRLSRRALDQVLASSGVVQCETMERLLDTLEFFSSQTVPSGGRLGLLSNQGALATVMRGVARHAGLTVVRANADIPVVADLRRIRRSFDDMLSGGDLDLVVAAFLDPVTGDLSDQVEEMVRASERHGIPIALSLITDPVQFDAIRKRFGAKVPIYDSAVRAMNAAADAVHFGRHRAAQTAPREHRDDVNPEGVRRLVAKALDVSKGRPARMQPEYAHKLLSRYGLDVMPSRMVTTFDEAREAAMELGFPVALKSSDPVLRHRPDLGGVRLDIPDVVHLRHAFEGMRRDLAFSQAPYEVQRMAPPGVPVVIRSVEDPSLGPVISFSLAGDATDLLDDIAYAIPPLSRDDVDALLRAPATARRLGAYRGLPALDRDALAEVVVRVGLLAEAFPEIRELELYPVIVSQRGVSIVSAHVEVATPLNRVDSPRRTLLSMSERD, encoded by the coding sequence ATGGTGCGGATCACGGACAAAGACGTAGCGAGCCTGTTTTGGCGTCGGCCTCGCTACCCTGCGCACTGGGAGGCGGACATTGCCCTGCGCGACGGCAGCGCAGCCCACCTGCGCCCAATCCGTCCAAATGACGCCGACAAACTCCAAAGCTTCCACAAACGGCAATCACCGGAGTCCGTCTACTTTCGCTTTTTCGCCCCGATGGCCGAGCTGTCACCGCGAGACCTCAAAAAGTTCACGGTGGTGGACTACCACGATCGCGTCGCCTTGATTGTCTTAATCGGTGAGGACATCGTCGGGGTAGGTCGGTATGACCGCAGCGGGCCGCAGGAAGCGGAAGTGGCCTTTAACATCGCAGACGCATTCCAAGGACGCGGCCTGGGCTCCATCTTGCTCGAGCACCTGGTGGCAGCGGCTCGGGAACGCGGCATCCGCCGGTTTAATGCCGAGGTGCTTCCCACCAACCATCGGATGCTCGCCGTATTCACCGACGCCGGATTTGATATTCAACGCACTATTGATGACGGGGTTGTGCTGGTCAGCTTCGCCATCGATCCCACGGAGCGCTCGACCGCTGTGATGACGGAACGAGAACAGTGGGCCGAGGCGCAGGCGACAAAGCGACTGCTCAGGCCCCGGTCGATCGTCGTGGTCGGGGCATCTCGGCGCCCCCGTGCGCTTGGTCGGAGGATTCTCGACAATATCGAAGCCAGCGGTTTTGAGGGTCCGGTCTACGCGGTTAACCCCGAAGCGTTTGAAGTGGATGGGCGCACTAGCTATGCGCGAGTAACCGAACTGCCGGGTCCAGCCGACCTCGCCATTGTGGCGGTCAGAGCGGATCAATGTCTCAGCGTGATCAATGACTGCGCCGCGCATGGGGTGCAGTCGGTGATTGTGCTGTCCGGAGGGTTCGCCGATGACGGATATGACGGTGCTCGACTTCAGCGCGACCTGGTGTGTGCCGCCCGCGCCCACGGCATCCGTTTACTCGGCCCCGCCAGCATCGGGTTGTTGACGACCTCACCCGATCATCCGTTAAACGCCTCCTTAGCTCCCCGGATGCCAAAACCTGGACGTCTCGCGCTGGCCGGACAATCCAGCGCGTTAAGCGTTCAGCTGCTTGCCGGGGTTGATCGCCGCGGTCTTGGGTTCGCAACCTTCGTATCCGCGGGGAACCGAGCGGACGTGTCCCTCAATGACTGTCTGCAATTTTGGGATGACGACCCGGACGTCGAGGTGATCGGCCTGGTCATGGAGTCAATGGGTAATCCGCGCAAGTTCACGCGGATTGCGCGTCGGCTCACCCGCCACAAACCCGTGGCGGTGCTGCGTCCGCTCTCAAGCTCCATCACGACGCCACCCGGCCACCAGGTGCGAAGCTCCCGTCTTTCTCGCCGTGCTCTCGATCAGGTGCTGGCAAGTTCTGGTGTGGTGCAGTGCGAAACCATGGAACGTCTGCTGGACACCCTGGAGTTTTTCTCCTCCCAGACGGTTCCGAGCGGTGGCCGTCTCGGGTTGCTATCGAATCAGGGCGCGCTCGCCACGGTGATGCGCGGGGTGGCTCGCCACGCCGGTTTAACCGTGGTGCGCGCCAATGCCGATATCCCGGTGGTTGCAGATCTGCGACGTATCCGACGCTCCTTTGACGACATGCTGTCTGGAGGGGATCTCGACCTCGTGGTGGCAGCGTTCCTCGATCCGGTAACTGGCGACCTCAGTGATCAGGTAGAGGAAATGGTGCGCGCCAGTGAGCGCCACGGGATTCCGATTGCCCTTAGCTTGATTACCGATCCAGTCCAGTTCGATGCCATTCGTAAGCGGTTTGGTGCGAAGGTTCCGATCTACGATTCCGCGGTACGTGCCATGAATGCTGCTGCTGACGCGGTGCACTTCGGTCGGCACCGGGCTGCGCAGACAGCGCCTCGTGAACACCGAGATGATGTCAACCCTGAGGGCGTGCGCCGCCTAGTTGCTAAAGCGCTTGATGTTTCTAAGGGGCGACCGGCGCGCATGCAACCGGAGTACGCGCATAAGCTGCTCTCGCGCTACGGACTGGATGTGATGCCGAGTCGGATGGTGACCACCTTCGACGAGGCCCGCGAAGCTGCCATGGAACTCGGATTTCCTGTCGCCCTGAAGAGCTCGGACCCGGTGTTGCGCCATCGCCCTGACCTCGGCGGGGTGCGGTTAGACATCCCCGATGTGGTGCATCTACGGCATGCTTTCGAGGGGATGCGCCGCGACCTCGCCTTCAGCCAGGCGCCCTATGAAGTTCAGCGTATGGCCCCGCCTGGGGTCCCCGTGGTGATCCGCAGCGTTGAAGACCCGTCCCTTGGCCCGGTGATCTCGTTTTCCCTGGCCGGGGATGCAACGGATCTTCTCGATGACATCGCCTACGCGATCCCTCCACTGTCTCGAGACGATGTGGATGCCTTGCTGCGCGCCCCGGCTACGGCTCGCAGACTCGGCGCCTACCGGGGGCTGCCAGCCTTGGACCGTGACGCTCTGGCAGAGGTGGTGGTGCGGGTCGGTTTGCTTGCGGAGGCGTTCCCTGAGATTCGCGAGCTGGAACTGTACCCGGTGATTGTCTCGCAGCGCGGGGTGAGCATTGTGAGCGCTCATGTGGAGGTCGCCACGCCGTTGAACCGGGTGGATTCACCGAGACGAACTCTGCTATCCATGTCTGAACGGGATTGA
- a CDS encoding DUF5998 family protein, producing the protein MTVTLPSDLHGDLDRAGYFPQAAIAVLERAIAGAEVSAYLVRPETAFDGPEVRRHLTVLALTPRHLVVVHVDDDPADDLNPMQVIASTEKVRLSRIVAVGLSQVFPTDGSRVQDQESEVTLGITWGNTRRLDLERAWCDDPHCQADHGYSGTASPSDIALRVSAIADGAQAVADALAFHAALTEAVDL; encoded by the coding sequence ATGACCGTGACGCTTCCTTCGGACCTGCACGGCGATCTTGATCGTGCAGGGTATTTCCCTCAGGCCGCCATTGCGGTGCTTGAACGGGCTATTGCTGGCGCGGAAGTGTCTGCTTATCTTGTCCGTCCGGAGACTGCTTTTGACGGCCCGGAAGTTCGACGGCATCTCACCGTCCTGGCGCTCACGCCACGGCATTTGGTGGTTGTTCATGTCGATGATGACCCCGCCGACGACTTGAACCCGATGCAGGTCATCGCCTCCACCGAAAAAGTCCGGTTATCGCGGATCGTCGCGGTGGGTCTATCCCAGGTCTTTCCCACGGATGGGTCGCGGGTTCAGGATCAGGAAAGCGAAGTGACCCTGGGGATCACGTGGGGCAATACCCGGCGGCTGGATCTGGAACGAGCTTGGTGCGATGACCCTCACTGTCAGGCCGACCACGGATACTCCGGCACCGCATCCCCGTCCGACATTGCCCTGCGCGTCAGCGCCATTGCGGATGGCGCACAAGCAGTGGCCGACGCGCTCGCCTTCCATGCGGCACTCACCGAAGCTGTTGACCTGTGA
- a CDS encoding alkaline phosphatase family protein: MNLSSSTSSGQQVEMPDDWLPAPWTRGQRPGIVDVMANVAAHRQGRDVVLLLDGLGSLLLEEHRAHAPTLRALARDTRTIRTVLPSTTAVALASLMTGESPLRHGICGYEGFDPDQRRVFSHLAWDDRLDPRVWMPLPNIAQRTDRRCIQVGPRNFETSGLTRALYHGWGFMGHAAHSGRVDTVLSAVRAAGPDGLVYVHLRDIDHAGHVGGTRSESWRTALEDVDADIGALLRRLPRGTRVSMLADHGMVDTDPQHIIDLAKTPLADDIDLIAGEPRAGVIVLKTGVDPDQAVTRWQDVLGQFAHVMTSECALAAGLFGPPEITVSESIGSGSVGSGATASDATARRMRPRFGDLIVLARQRAIVADSRHHSQQAMNLAGVHGSATPEECLIPLVHVLV; this comes from the coding sequence GTGAACCTGTCGTCCTCGACGAGCAGTGGCCAGCAGGTCGAGATGCCGGATGATTGGCTGCCTGCGCCGTGGACGCGTGGACAGCGGCCAGGCATTGTCGATGTGATGGCGAACGTTGCCGCACATCGCCAGGGGCGCGATGTGGTGCTGCTTCTGGATGGTCTGGGTTCCCTTCTGCTGGAGGAACATCGCGCTCACGCCCCGACCCTGCGCGCCCTAGCCCGCGATACCCGCACAATCCGCACCGTTTTACCTTCCACCACCGCCGTGGCATTGGCATCGCTGATGACGGGCGAGAGTCCCCTCCGGCACGGCATCTGCGGCTACGAGGGTTTTGACCCGGATCAACGCCGGGTGTTTTCACATCTGGCCTGGGATGACAGGCTCGATCCGCGGGTGTGGATGCCGTTACCGAATATTGCGCAACGAACTGATCGCCGCTGCATCCAGGTGGGGCCCAGAAACTTTGAAACCTCAGGCCTTACCCGCGCGCTATATCACGGGTGGGGTTTTATGGGCCATGCTGCGCATAGTGGCCGGGTCGATACGGTGTTGAGCGCGGTTCGTGCCGCGGGGCCGGATGGCCTGGTGTATGTGCATCTGCGGGATATTGACCACGCAGGGCATGTCGGCGGCACGCGCTCAGAGTCTTGGCGAACCGCTCTCGAAGATGTGGATGCCGATATTGGGGCGTTGCTTCGCCGGCTGCCGCGTGGAACCAGGGTGAGCATGCTGGCTGACCACGGCATGGTGGACACAGATCCTCAGCACATTATTGACCTGGCCAAAACGCCGCTCGCCGACGACATCGATCTGATTGCCGGCGAACCTCGCGCCGGGGTAATCGTGCTGAAAACCGGGGTGGATCCGGATCAGGCCGTCACTCGTTGGCAGGACGTACTAGGTCAGTTCGCTCACGTCATGACCAGTGAGTGTGCCCTCGCCGCAGGACTTTTTGGTCCGCCGGAGATTACTGTTTCAGAATCCATTGGCTCGGGATCCGTGGGGTCAGGGGCCACTGCCTCGGACGCTACGGCGCGCAGGATGCGTCCTCGGTTTGGGGATCTGATTGTGTTGGCGAGGCAGCGAGCAATTGTGGCTGACTCCCGCCATCACTCACAGCAGGCGATGAATCTAGCGGGTGTTCACGGCTCCGCAACCCCCGAGGAATGCCTCATCCCGCTGGTACACGTTCTCGTCTAA
- the sepH gene encoding septation protein SepH → MRELELSGLHDDGDHVVLTDSDGERYTLLIDDALRAAVRRDRPLLGTIQADERTPVRPREIQSMLRSGLDAEEIAASSGLPVDHIRRYEGPVLAERAFIAERARNFHVGRGGGPTLNDVVEDRLLTRQADPEQTWDAWRRPDGTWTLHMVFTAAGRSRSAEWVADMTRQSVVPADDEARWLTDDEDEEPPRGRPRLSAVKSWVYDVEADGGVTEQPQHLPLRRIPPRHYGHPAARSGQIDEATLDALNARRGIRAVPNNSAPSASESSNTPSPAEDNGRWPRSSLHPGADTNSTTEPLFDNGQLPDTTGTVRPLWESLDVAQTPAKVLAPNSQPAMPSSVTPNSASSAASPASGESARTSPLSVSPVRPLEHPHSTTATTGDNSQTHQSAHSSATSESSPSSANSQSQDTSSKAPDKTVLPPEMDPAAQKDAKGPAKKTKGQGRSKRSSVPSWDEIVFGPRGG, encoded by the coding sequence ATGCGAGAGCTCGAGTTGTCCGGTCTGCACGACGATGGCGACCACGTCGTACTCACCGACTCCGACGGCGAGCGATACACGCTTCTGATTGACGACGCCCTTCGCGCCGCCGTTCGGCGAGATCGCCCCCTTTTAGGAACCATTCAGGCTGACGAACGCACCCCGGTACGCCCTCGCGAGATTCAGTCCATGCTGCGCTCCGGACTAGATGCTGAAGAAATTGCAGCATCCTCCGGCCTACCCGTCGACCACATTCGACGTTACGAAGGTCCGGTACTGGCCGAACGCGCATTTATCGCTGAACGGGCCCGCAACTTCCATGTGGGACGGGGAGGCGGCCCTACCCTGAATGACGTTGTCGAGGACCGCCTACTGACCCGCCAAGCTGACCCTGAGCAAACTTGGGATGCATGGCGACGCCCCGATGGCACCTGGACACTGCACATGGTGTTTACTGCCGCGGGTCGCTCGCGCAGCGCGGAATGGGTCGCTGATATGACGCGTCAAAGCGTAGTGCCTGCCGATGATGAAGCGCGCTGGCTCACCGACGATGAAGACGAGGAACCCCCTCGGGGCAGGCCCCGGCTGAGCGCGGTCAAGAGCTGGGTTTATGACGTGGAAGCAGATGGCGGCGTCACTGAGCAGCCTCAGCACCTGCCGCTTCGCCGGATCCCCCCGCGCCACTACGGTCATCCTGCGGCGCGGTCCGGGCAGATTGACGAAGCCACCCTGGATGCGTTGAATGCGCGGCGCGGTATTCGCGCGGTTCCCAATAACTCGGCGCCCTCTGCCTCCGAATCCTCCAATACCCCCAGCCCTGCCGAGGACAACGGCAGATGGCCTCGATCAAGCCTCCACCCGGGCGCCGACACTAATTCCACAACCGAACCGCTGTTTGACAATGGTCAGCTTCCGGACACCACCGGCACGGTCCGGCCCCTGTGGGAAAGCCTTGACGTGGCGCAGACTCCGGCCAAGGTGCTGGCCCCAAACTCGCAGCCAGCTATGCCGAGTTCAGTCACTCCCAACTCCGCTTCCAGCGCGGCAAGCCCCGCATCCGGTGAGAGTGCAAGAACAAGCCCCCTATCTGTATCTCCGGTCAGACCGCTAGAGCATCCACACTCCACCACCGCCACGACCGGTGATAATTCGCAGACGCACCAGAGCGCGCACAGCTCGGCAACCAGCGAGTCCAGCCCTAGTTCTGCAAACTCTCAGTCCCAGGACACGTCCTCCAAGGCGCCAGATAAGACGGTTCTGCCGCCTGAGATGGATCCGGCGGCTCAGAAAGACGCTAAGGGACCCGCTAAAAAGACCAAGGGGCAGGGTCGTTCCAAGCGTTCCAGCGTCCCCAGCTGGGACGAGATCGTTTTCGGACCTCGAGGTGGCTAA
- a CDS encoding DUF4193 domain-containing protein, whose protein sequence is MATDYDAPRKTDEDLGEDSIEELKGRRNESSTPSVDEDEVEAAEGFELPGADLSGEELSVRVLPRQADEFTCGECFLVKHRSQIDHVEGNLIICKECAS, encoded by the coding sequence ATGGCCACCGATTACGACGCCCCCCGCAAGACCGACGAAGACCTCGGAGAGGATTCAATCGAGGAACTTAAAGGGCGCCGCAATGAATCTTCGACCCCGTCGGTTGATGAAGACGAGGTAGAAGCCGCGGAAGGGTTTGAGCTACCCGGAGCGGACCTCTCCGGTGAGGAGCTCTCCGTGCGAGTGCTGCCCCGCCAGGCAGATGAATTCACCTGCGGTGAATGCTTCTTGGTGAAGCACCGCAGTCAGATTGATCATGTGGAGGGCAATCTGATCATCTGTAAAGAGTGTGCGTCCTGA
- a CDS encoding DUF3093 domain-containing protein, with protein MQDSSTPPSSPPNDASHVSSSPSDVSQSHPAPLSEPIFSERVTPSGLVWFIGGVFGAAFGLIMVPVSPMAALITGIIGLIIALVVLWFTSPVIRVDKSEIAAGRARIPLSLLGEAEIIERERIQALMGPEIKPLAYHCFRASAHRAVVAEVLDPEDPTPYWLISTRRPEELQRAMSIQTSTAQ; from the coding sequence ATGCAGGACTCGTCCACTCCCCCGTCCTCACCACCCAACGATGCCTCTCACGTCTCCAGTAGCCCTTCTGACGTTTCTCAGAGCCACCCAGCACCCCTCAGCGAACCCATCTTCTCCGAACGTGTCACACCGTCCGGCCTCGTGTGGTTCATCGGCGGTGTTTTCGGGGCAGCGTTCGGCCTGATTATGGTTCCCGTATCCCCGATGGCAGCGCTGATCACGGGGATTATCGGTCTCATCATCGCCTTAGTGGTGCTCTGGTTCACCTCGCCGGTGATCCGCGTGGACAAATCTGAGATCGCGGCAGGACGCGCCCGGATCCCGCTCAGTTTGCTGGGTGAAGCTGAGATCATCGAGCGTGAACGCATCCAGGCTCTGATGGGGCCAGAAATTAAACCGCTGGCCTACCACTGTTTTCGAGCCTCAGCGCATAGGGCTGTCGTAGCGGAGGTCCTCGACCCTGAAGACCCGACTCCCTACTGGCTGATCTCAACCCGGCGGCCTGAAGAGCTACAGCGCGCCATGTCCATACAGACATCGACAGCGCAATAA
- the dut gene encoding dUTP diphosphatase — MTAHHRAEQSTALGLPVALIATETSGTPEGDHAEHPRNAPAQPTLPSRAHPDDAGLDLVSACDVVIEPGSRALVSTGIAVALPPGTVGMVCPRSGLAAKHGVTVLNGPGIVDAGYRGEIKVALINTDQRASFAIRAGDRIAQLVILPVVPTTPRLVSQLPQAARGDHGFGSSGGFQTPAGQA; from the coding sequence ATGACTGCACACCACCGCGCAGAGCAATCAACAGCGCTGGGCCTTCCGGTTGCCCTCATTGCCACGGAAACGTCGGGTACCCCTGAGGGCGATCATGCCGAACATCCTCGAAACGCACCTGCGCAGCCAACCCTGCCTTCTCGTGCACATCCTGATGACGCCGGCCTAGATTTGGTCTCTGCCTGCGATGTGGTGATTGAACCCGGCAGCCGCGCTCTGGTTTCCACAGGGATTGCAGTAGCGCTACCTCCGGGGACCGTGGGTATGGTGTGTCCCCGGTCGGGTCTGGCAGCCAAGCACGGAGTCACCGTCCTCAATGGTCCGGGTATTGTTGATGCCGGTTATCGCGGTGAGATTAAAGTTGCGTTAATTAATACGGATCAGCGTGCCTCGTTTGCTATCCGCGCTGGCGACCGTATTGCACAGTTGGTGATCCTTCCAGTTGTCCCCACCACGCCCAGACTGGTCTCGCAGCTGCCACAGGCAGCCCGCGGCGATCACGGGTTTGGATCCAGCGGAGGTTTCCAGACCCCGGCTGGGCAGGCGTAA
- a CDS encoding DUF3710 domain-containing protein: MNALGLFKRRSTSEDQTQIDSTNQESGIDETVEAHDDHTHDQARAVDGNTTDGDNEYLCGGPWDEQDAPERDRLDLGGIHIPMIPGMELRMEVDQASGTVTAANVLIEGSSLQIQAFAAPRSRGLWDEVRPALRESVVDQGGTAEASTGPFGAELLARLPVRRGDGRTGYRPARFVGIDGPRWFVRAIISGAAVGHPDQARNIERVLSDVVVVRGREAMAPQELIPLHLPGQRPGLTPTNTPGLEPLERGPEITEIG, encoded by the coding sequence GTGAACGCATTGGGTTTGTTTAAGCGTCGCAGCACATCCGAGGATCAGACCCAGATTGATTCGACGAACCAGGAATCCGGCATCGACGAGACGGTCGAGGCTCACGATGACCACACCCACGATCAGGCCCGAGCAGTCGACGGGAATACGACGGATGGCGACAATGAGTACCTCTGCGGCGGGCCGTGGGATGAACAGGACGCCCCAGAACGTGATCGGTTAGATCTCGGTGGCATTCACATCCCCATGATCCCGGGCATGGAATTGCGTATGGAGGTCGACCAGGCCAGCGGAACCGTCACCGCGGCTAATGTGCTGATCGAAGGATCATCGCTACAGATCCAGGCATTTGCAGCTCCTCGGTCGCGAGGACTGTGGGACGAAGTGCGCCCAGCCCTGCGCGAGAGCGTGGTTGACCAGGGTGGAACCGCAGAAGCATCTACTGGTCCTTTTGGGGCGGAACTGCTCGCGAGGCTACCGGTGCGGCGCGGAGACGGACGCACCGGATACCGGCCGGCTCGTTTCGTCGGCATCGACGGACCGCGATGGTTTGTTCGGGCCATTATCTCCGGGGCTGCGGTGGGACACCCTGACCAAGCCCGCAATATTGAACGGGTTCTGTCCGATGTGGTGGTCGTGCGCGGACGGGAAGCTATGGCACCTCAGGAACTCATCCCGCTGCATCTGCCCGGCCAGCGTCCGGGTTTAACTCCGACCAACACCCCCGGTTTGGAGCCGTTAGAGCGCGGACCCGAAATCACGGAAATCGGATGA